CCTGTGAAGTAAAGTGAGGCGCTCGTTGTAAGCGCGGTTCAACATCAGCCCGACGTTCTACCAACTGTCCAGACCGATCAATCCGCCGAACTTGACGGCGTGGTTTGCCACCCTCGGCGTTTTCTTGTGGGCGTACTGGTGTCCATGCTTTGCTTTGCTTGCCGTGCATACGCAAACGATCAATTTCGGTGGGTGTTAATGCTCGCCATTGGCCTGCTTGTAATTCACCTAAAGTTAGTGGGCCTTCGCGCAGCCGGATCAAGCGGCGGACTTCTAAGCCTAATGCTTCGGCAACCCGCCGAATTTGGCGGTTGCGACCTTCGTGAATAACCACCCGAACCCAAGTTCCATCGGCGGTTTCATTTAACAATTCGATCCATGCAGGTGCTGTTTTGCCATCGTCAAGCTCAACCCCATTGCGCCACTCGCGCAATTGCTCAACTGATGGTGTTTGGTTTAACAAGGCCTGATATTCTTTTTCGACTTCGAACGATGGGTGGGTCAAACGGAACGTGAGATCACCGTCATCGGTCAGCAACAATAGCCCTTCGCTATCGTAATCGAGGCGGCCTACGGGAAATAAACGATTGTGCGATTTGACTAAATCGGCGACGGTTTGGCGGCCTTCAGGGTCATGCAACGTGGTCATGACGCTGCTTGGTTTGTGCAATAAGACGTAATGAAGCTCGGTTGGAGGTGTAATTTGTTCGCCATCAACTCGAATGTCATCTTTATCGGGGTCGATCTGGGTTCCTAATTCGCGTTGAACTCGTCCATTAACCGATACGCGCCCAGCCAACATCAACTCTTCGCAAGCCCGACGTGAATCTACGCCGGCCCGCGCCAAAAACTTATGTAAACGTTCCATTATTACTCCACAGGTCGTGGTTCTACTGTTGGGGTCGTCAGTGCATGCTTGAATGATCGGGAGTACAGCGGACATCCGAACGATAATACGTGCATCAAGCGACGAGGTTCTTCACAGTGGTAGTGCCTCCTAACGGCACCTTTGGCCCATTATAACATAGCTTTAATCAAAATAAGCAAGTGTTAAGCAAAATGCTTAAAAAAGCACTGCTGGCGCACATCCATAGCAGATTATGCGCCAGCAGTTTGTTATTCAATGCTTAATTAGTTTTTGCTGATTACAGGCAAAAATAATTGATATTCTGGCTCAAGTACGAACATGCCACCACCATGATAGCTCAAGCCTACAATCTCCCCACCATGCAGCGCTGGTAGAATCCATGAATCGCGAGCTAGCAGGGTTTCGGCAACAACTTGAGGGTTGCTCGCTTGGCTAATATCGATTTGGCGAATGCTACCATTTTCGCCAATATAGGCACTTGTACCGTCCACAACGATGCCATCAATTAAGCTATCGCCAATGCGACCTGCTGAGGTTGGTTGGCTGGGGTTGCTGATATCGACAATTTCTAAGCCGCCAGTCGTCGCCAAATACACATATTCATCCTGAATCGCTAAATCCATGGCGAACCAATTTTCAGCATATTGGCCGATCATCTGAATGTTATCAGGATTGCTAACATCGAGAATCCGTAATCCACCCTCGTTGTCGGCCACATACACGGTTTGATCGATCACGGCTAATTGGGCGACTTTGCTGGTGTAGAACTGACTATGCTCAACTGGATTGGCCAAATCGCTGAGATCGAAAATTCGCACGCTGCCACCAAGACCTTGATCGTTGATCGATTCGCCAACATAGACCATCGGGCCATTGACTGCAATCGCCGCCGGAAAGCCAGCGGTTGCAAAGAAGCTGACTTGAGTTGGTTCGGTTGGGTCGCTGACATCGATCACATAAATTCCGTGGCTCCAATCGACCAGATACACCAACGAGCCTTGGACAGCAATATCGGTGACGGCGTTACGATCGGTGGTTAAATCGAAGCGGCCAATCACGCTTGGTTGTTGGGGGTTGCGCACATCAACAATGCACAAACCACGACCCCAATCGGCCACATAAGCATAATCGCCAACCACTTGCAATGCTACATTTTCCTTGCAGCCAGGGGTTTCAGTCGCACCGATGCGCGTGGGAGCTTGGCGATTGCTCCAATCGAAGACATTAATTTGGCCTGAACGAGTCAGCACATAGCCAAGGTTTTGCTGGGCAATTAAGGTTGTTGGCCAGCCAAGCACCGTTTCGGAGCTGGCAGCAATTTCGGTCGGCGTGATTGGGTTGGTAATATCCCACGCGTGCAAGGCATAATCTAGCCCAATCATTGTGAGTGTGTTGCCACTTACGGTTAGTTGCAGGCCAGCAACATCATCGGTTTGGTTGATAATGCTTGGGTTGCTGCCATCGCTGATATCAACCACTCGCAGGCCCATTTGAGTATTGACATACGCATAATTAGCGGCAATTTCGATATCTAAAATATCGCCAAGGATGATCGAGCCTTTGAGCGTTGGAGTCATAGGCGTGCTCAAATCGACGATATTCAAGCTATCGAAGCCCGAAAGCCACGATTGAATATTGAGATACACATGATCGCCTTGAACCGTTGCGGCGGCAATCCCATATTGATCGAGTTGATTAACCAATTGTGGTTGGCTGGGGTTGCTCAAATCGAACACCTGCAAGCCATTATCAACTTGCACATAGACATAATCTTGATAGCTGAAAACGCTCATGGCCGATAATTCAAGCGGGTAAAAACTTACAAGTGTTGGCGTTAATGGGGTGGCGAGCGAAAATGTAGCCAAGCCATGTTCACGGCCATAGCCCAAGGCGGCGTACAAATAGCCCTCACCTAGCGCCAAATCTTGCACGGTGGCGGGCAAAAGGCTGCTTTGGTTGGCTAGATTTGGCTGATTGGGATTGTGCAAATCGTAGGTTACGACCCGTGGACCGATGCCAACATAAGCAGCTTGTTCGGTAATGACCATGGTTGAGCTATCACCGCCAAGTTGACCACGAATTGCCAATTGACTTGGGCTTGATTGAGGGCTTTGGGCGGCCAGCGGGGTGGCATGCTGGCTAGCGATTGCTCCAACGGCCAGCATCAGCAGCAAACTACAACGAAAAAAACGACGAACCACTCGTACCTCCAAAGGCAGCATGTCCCGAATACTGCGTCAAGAATGAGGATCTGGTGTTAACCGCAACCAAATTCCCCTCGTGCTTCGCTCAAAACAGCGTGAACCTGCAAGGCATATCAAAGAAACCGCATATGCCAATAGAGCAATAACGTCAGTGATTGAAATAAGTTCCCATTCCGAGAACTGAGGGGTATGAAATCGGCCAAAATTGCTGCGCTATTGGCTGTAGTGGACAAGCGGCAAGGCCTAGAGTATGATGCGACCTACACACGAGCTATCGAGCTTGGAGGGTCGCTGATGTACGAAGAAGTTGCGCGGATTGCTCTGGGTGCAGGAACTGAGGCAGTCCTCTCGCGCATCCAACCGCTTGCTTCTGAATTTGCCCAACCGCTTGAGGAGCTTTACCACCGATGGGGTGAAGATCCGGCGGTCGCTTGGCGTTGGTCGTTTGATATGCACCTACGCCTAGTTGGGTTGCGCTTTAGCCAAGATGTTTGGTACTTGGCCCAAGTGCAGGGACGGCCTGTGAGCGCGATGTTGCTCTGCCGTTCAAAATTCTGTCCACAATTGGGTTCGATTCATCGGGTTTATACGGCTGAGCCATATCGTCGCCGTGGCTTGGCTAGTAAATTGTTGAAGTTGGCGATTAACGATTTTGAGTCCAGCGGCGGCCAAGCGCTGATTATTAGCACTGAACATAATGATAGTGCCATGTCGTTCTATGAGCAGTATCATTTTGTGACGATTAATGAGAGCGAAAGTAGCCGGACTGGCAATCGGATTGCATGGCGCATTAGTGATGGCGATTCGCCCGAAAATTTCCTCAAGCAGTTGTTTGCGCCGAGCACAGCGGTTTTTATGCGCTCCTCGGATCGGGCCGATGTGCCGTTGTTGTTATCATTGTTCAATGCGCCAGATAATCGGATTGTGCGCCATTATGGCTTACAAATGTTGGGCGATGCCAATATTGGAGCCGACGATTTCTTTCCAGCTTTCGAGCAGCAAGAGGGTGATGTGGCGGTTTTGACTGGCCTGACGGCGGCCAGCGGCGCGATTGTTGGTTGGGGTAGCATTATGCCACCAGTTTACCCATGGCCCAACCCTTACTACCAACAACATCAGCTTTTGGTCGATTGCTACTTGGCGGCAGGGCATATGGATCAAGCCTCGGTGTTGTTGAATGAAATGCTGCGCCAATTGCCATCGAACCATTTTGCCAACCAATTGATCGGGCATGTGCCGCTTGATCATCCGGCGTTACCAGCAGCCTACGAGCAAGCTGGTTTCGAGCGAGTTGGCTTTATTCCACGAGCCTATATTGATCCGCGCAGTAATCAAGGCACTGATATAGCGCTGTATCTCCGCGAGCGATAATTCATGCGATTCGTGATTTGTGTTCTTGTTTGTATTCTCTTGTCAAGTTGTGGGGCGGCTAATTCGGCGACGGTAACCCCGCCAGCTGCGGTTGCCCCCAAGCTTGGCGATATTTCGCTGATTATCTCGCGGGGTGGGGATTTGTGGCGTTTCGATTTGCCCGCTAAACAGTGGACGCAATTAACCAACGAAGCGCCCAATGCCTACTCAACCTTCCCTAGTATTGCTCCCGATGGCAAAAGCGTGGTCTATTCGTATCGGCCACCTGTGCCAACTCCCAGTGCTGAGCAACCCTTTGTTGTGCCCGTTAATCATGCCAATCAAATTGCGGTTGATGGCGGAGCCAGTAAATCGTTGTTTGTGCCCGATGGTGGCAAGCGCGATGGTCAGCAAATTTACGATTCACTCGATACGCCTGTTTGGTCGCCTGATGGCAAAACCTTGTATGGGGTGTATCAAACCTTGCGTTTTGATAACGATGGGGTCTTTTTGCAATCAGGCAGCTCAATTGTAGCGATTGATCTTGCTAGTGGTGTGCAACAAACCCTCGTCATGACCGGAACGTTTCCTTCAGTTTCGCCTGATGGCCGTCAATTAGCCTTCGTGCGCACCCGCGACGGCATTTACCCAACCTTGTATCTCTACGATTTGCAAACCAAACAAGAACGGGTGCTGTTTGATCAACCCACGTTGGTGAGTGCCTTAGAAGCACCAATCTGGTCGGCGGATGGTAAAACGATTTATATTGCGGCCAGCCCTTTGACGATTAGCCAACGTCAGCCAAGCTGGGTCGATTGGTTTGTTAAGCCAGCATCTGCCCATGGTTTGGGCTGGCAAGTTTGGTCGGTTGATCTGGCGACAGGTCAAGGCAAGCCCGTCAATAGCGAAATCTTCGAAGATCCACGGATCGTCGTTGATGGTTCGTTGTTGTATATTTGGACATTTTCGGGCCTTTGGCAGATGGATTTGGTCGGTAATCCACCAGTTTTAATCGAAGAGCCAGGCGATATCGGCGGTATGACGCGGGTTCCCTAATGAGAGCATAGAACATAGAACATAGAGCATAGGGATGAGGAGCTAGGTTTTAACATAGAGTCGCAGAGAGCAACTAGCGGTGAGGGATCAGGGATCAGGAAACACGACAAGAATCCAATTTGTAGCTAAAATTATGCTTTGCGATCTTCGCGTCCTTCGCGGTTCCGTTCTTCGTGTCCTTCGTGTTCTTCGTGGATCAATGTTCGCGGTTTCTGACCCCTTTATTCCTCTGCACCTTTAGGTTAAATGTTAATCCACGTCGGATGCTAAGAACGCTAAATAAGGATTTGTCGTGAGTTCAACGATTTTTAGCAATGTAATTACCGTATTGCACGAACCACAGCGCGAGGTCAATATTGGCTCGACGGTACGGGCCTTGCTCAACACTGGCTTTCAGCGCTTGCGCTTGGTTCAGCCAGTCGCCTACTCAATCGAGCGGCTTGACGATATGGCCCATCGCAGTAGTGCATTGGTGAATCAAATTGAAACCTATGCCAGTCTTGGTGAGGCCTTAGCCAATGTGAACTATGTGGTTGGGTTTAGCGGGCGTAGTCGCGGCGAGCGCCAAGCGGTTAGTTTGCCTGAATTTGCGCCAACCTTGGCTGCGCTAGCGGTGACAGCTCCAGTGGCCTTGGTATTTGGTCGCGAAGATCGTGGGCTGGATAACGCCGCAATCGAGCAATGCAGCCAATTAATCAGTATTCCGGTCGATCCAAGTTATCCTTCATTGAATTTGGCTGATGCGGTGCTGTTGGCGTTGTATACGATTCGCGGCTTGGCTACGAGCGTCGAGCCATTGCCTAGCCCTGATTTAGCCGACCAAGCTTCCCACGATCTGCTGCTCAATTTGCTTGACCAACTTTTGACCAAGCTTAAATTTTCGCGCACAGCTGGGCAGCAAGCCAGCGCAGTGCGGGTTATACGTGATCTGCTGGCTCGTTCAAGGCCTAGCCCAAGCGAAATTGCCCTCGTAACCGCAATCTGCCGCAAAATGTTGGCAACGCTTCCAACGCATTAAAAATTGCGGTGCCTTCTTGCAAAAAGCCGACAATTGCTCTACACTCATTCGGCACGACGACTGCAATGAGGCACGCTGGTTATGATCGATACAAGCGCTCCGAGCGCAGCTATTCTCGCGATTCTTCAGAATGATAATGCAGTGGCGCAGGCGCAGGAACTTCGGGCGTTTGGCGCAACTTGGCAAAGCCAGAACGCAGATCCGCAAATGCTGACCAAACTTGGCATCGAAGCCGCTACCCAAGCTCGGCTTGATCCCAGTGCGGTGGTAACCGATCTCTTACTTGGCTATGCTGCCGCCCGCGAGGAGCAACGTACTCGCCACTGGCAAAACCACTTGATGCGCCGCGTACAGCAGTTGGATGGCTTGCATCGCATTATTAGCGCCGCTAACTCAACCCTCGATATTGATGCCTCACTCCAAACAGTCGTCGATACGGTCAGCGATGTGATGCGGGTTGATGTCTGCTCGATTTATCTCTTTGATCAGCATCGGCGCATGTTGCGTTTGGTCGCGACGCGTGGGCTGAATCCCAAGGCGATTGGCACGGTCGAGGTAGAAATCGGTGTAGGCGTGACTGGTTGGGCTGGCGAATTGGGCAAGCCTGTGGCGATTTTTGATGTGCGCAATGAGCCACGCTACCAACTTGAGCCGCTGCTCGAAGAATGGCATTTTCGCTCGCTGTTGGCAGTGCCAGTGATTTTATTTGCCAGCGAACGCCACCATATCGAAACCCTGCAAGGCGTGATTACGGTCCAAAATCGCGATCCGCATGAATTTTCCCAAGAGCAAACCTCATATCTCGAGGTTGTGGCGGGGGAAATTGCGCTCTCAATCGCCAATGCCCAAATGTATCAACAAACTGATGCCCGTTTACACCAAAAAATTCGTGAATTAACCACCTTACAACGCGTAACGGCGGCACTAGCATCAACCTTGGATGTTGATACGTTGCTGCATTTGATTGTGGAGCAAGCTGTCAAGATTGCCGACGTTGATCGCACCGATATTTTCCAGGTGCGCCCCAACAACAAGGTGAAAATGTTGGCTTCGTATGGGCCTGGCCGCACTTCTGGCG
The DNA window shown above is from Chloroflexota bacterium and carries:
- a CDS encoding GNAT family N-acetyltransferase; the protein is MYEEVARIALGAGTEAVLSRIQPLASEFAQPLEELYHRWGEDPAVAWRWSFDMHLRLVGLRFSQDVWYLAQVQGRPVSAMLLCRSKFCPQLGSIHRVYTAEPYRRRGLASKLLKLAINDFESSGGQALIISTEHNDSAMSFYEQYHFVTINESESSRTGNRIAWRISDGDSPENFLKQLFAPSTAVFMRSSDRADVPLLLSLFNAPDNRIVRHYGLQMLGDANIGADDFFPAFEQQEGDVAVLTGLTAASGAIVGWGSIMPPVYPWPNPYYQQHQLLVDCYLAAGHMDQASVLLNEMLRQLPSNHFANQLIGHVPLDHPALPAAYEQAGFERVGFIPRAYIDPRSNQGTDIALYLRER
- a CDS encoding RNA methyltransferase — protein: MSSTIFSNVITVLHEPQREVNIGSTVRALLNTGFQRLRLVQPVAYSIERLDDMAHRSSALVNQIETYASLGEALANVNYVVGFSGRSRGERQAVSLPEFAPTLAALAVTAPVALVFGREDRGLDNAAIEQCSQLISIPVDPSYPSLNLADAVLLALYTIRGLATSVEPLPSPDLADQASHDLLLNLLDQLLTKLKFSRTAGQQASAVRVIRDLLARSRPSPSEIALVTAICRKMLATLPTH
- a CDS encoding GAF domain-containing protein — translated: MIDTSAPSAAILAILQNDNAVAQAQELRAFGATWQSQNADPQMLTKLGIEAATQARLDPSAVVTDLLLGYAAAREEQRTRHWQNHLMRRVQQLDGLHRIISAANSTLDIDASLQTVVDTVSDVMRVDVCSIYLFDQHRRMLRLVATRGLNPKAIGTVEVEIGVGVTGWAGELGKPVAIFDVRNEPRYQLEPLLEEWHFRSLLAVPVILFASERHHIETLQGVITVQNRDPHEFSQEQTSYLEVVAGEIALSIANAQMYQQTDARLHQKIRELTTLQRVTAALASTLDVDTLLHLIVEQAVKIADVDRTDIFQVRPNNKVKMLASYGPGRTSGVEDMIVQVIREHRAIAVPNAYTDERWSGVQAIAYREGFHSLFALPMRTGNRIIGALCFYSYAPRHIEYEQVQLLTTFADEGAIAIENARLYEETQRNLTIKSTLLQEIHHRVRNNLQTISALLQMQARRLNTETEGRQALDDSVRRIHAIAAVHNLLSHDGEGQTTVQDIAKQIAENIQMSLPSETPVEFLITGDSVSVNARAATVLAIVINELVHNALDHGLSAEGGIIGIDGWMENEEQACVQVRDDGPIRPEPVKRRVSTGLGLGIIETLVNTDLGGKFEFKRETEWTRALITFAPDELDD